A window of Ranitomeya variabilis isolate aRanVar5 chromosome 2, aRanVar5.hap1, whole genome shotgun sequence contains these coding sequences:
- the RPS18 gene encoding small ribosomal subunit protein uS13, with protein MSLVIPEKFQHILRVLNTNIDGRRKIAFAITAIKGVGRRYAHVVLRKADIDLTKRAGELTEDEVERVVTIMQNPRQYKIPDWFLNRQKDIKDGKYSQVLANGLDNKLREDLERLKKIKAHRGLRHFWGLRVRGQHTKTTGRRGRTVGVSKKK; from the exons ATG tcgcTCGTCATCCCAGAGAAGTTCCAGCACATTCTTCGTGTCCTGAACACAAACATTGATGGACGAAGGAAGATCGCCTTCGCTATCACAGCCATTAAG GGTGTCGGACGTCGTTACGCTCACGTGGTTCTGCGTAAAGCAGACATTGACCTCACAAAGCGTGCAGGAGAACTGACTGAAGATGAG GTTGAGCGCGTGGTGACAATTATGCAGAATCCTCGTCAGTACAAAATCCCAGATTGGTTTTTGAACAGACAAAAAGACATTAAGGATGGGAAATACAGCCAG GTTCTGGCTAACGGACTTGATAACAAACTCCGTGAAGATCTGGAGAGGCTCAAGAAGATCAAGGCACACAGAGGCCTGCGTCACTTCTGGGG TCTACGTGTGAGAGGACAGCACACAAAGACCACCGGCCGTCGTGGACGCACAGTTGGTGTGTCCAAGAAGAAGTAA
- the WDR46 gene encoding WD repeat-containing protein 46, whose translation MATSKPPKRKVQRYYEEEGEKKPSQEQKKKKKEDRMVVNERTSREPWKKKNHQKNDVISGAEDPFPGLPPVPEDQLSKYERARKAEEEMHTFRSVKSHLRKEESKVQNALSQAAKHDLLLPEEAGFLEGDEGEDTSTITQQDIVDVVDITSASKYFTLSLNQFGPYRVNYSRNGRHLLLAGQRGHVASMDWHTKKLLCEINVMETVNDVRWLHSHTMFAVAQKKWLYIYDNLGVELHCIKKFNDVLRMEFLPYHFLLATCSSTGFLQYLDVSVGKEIAATCVKAGRLNVMCQNPYNAVIHLGHHNGTVSLWSPTIKEPLVKMLCHNGAVRALSIDKTGMYMASSGTDRKMTIYDLRTYRPLQSCLLPLGAGSLCHSQRGLLAAGVGNVVQVYKDTHLSAPRSPYMCLSVKAPIHGLQFCPYEDVLGIGHGGGFTSMIVPGAGEANFDGLECNPYETKKQRQEWEVKALLEKIQPELITLDPTQLGEVDNITMEQKRKEQVERMGFDPYEKTRFAPRRKLKGRSSTGNVLKRKKKVAIQEKRAEIKKSIEERETAKNNSDATEVQQGLRSTLDRFKK comes from the exons ATGGCGACCTCCAAGCCTCCGAAGCGG AAAGTGCAGCGGTATTACGAGGAGGAAGGAGAGAAGAAGCCGTCACAAgaacagaagaagaagaagaaagaggACAGGATGGTGGTGAACGAGAGAACGAGCCGAGAGCCATGGAAGAAGAAGAACCATCAGAAGAACGACGTCATCTCAGGG GCAGAGGATCCCTTCCCCGGTCTCCCCCCGGTGCCAGAAGACCAATTATCAAAATATGAGAGAGCGAGGAAAGCCGAGGAG GAGATGCACACGTTCCGAAGTGTAAAGAGTCATTTGAGGAAAGAAGAGAGCAAGGTGCAGAACGCGCTGAGCCAGGCGGCGAAACACGACCTGTTACTGCCGGAGGAGGCTGG ATTTCTGGAAGGGGATGAAGGGGAGGACACGAGCACGATAACCCAGCAGGACATAGTGGATGTGGTGGACATAACGAGTGCATCGAAG TATTTCACCCTCAGCCTGAACCAGTTTGGTCCTTACAGAGTGAACTACTCCCGGAATGGAAG GCATCTCCTCCTGGCCGGGCAGCGGGGTCACGTGGCCTCCATGGATTGGCATACCAAGAAACTCCTCTGTGAGATAAACGTGATGGAAACGGTCAACGACGTCAG GTGGCTGCACTCGCACACCATGTTCGCTGTGGCTCAGAAGAAGTGGCTGTACATCTACGACAACCTCGGCGTGGAGCTGCACTGCATCAAGAAGTTCAATGACGTCTTACGTATGGAGTTCCTGCCGTATCACTTCCTGCTGGCGACTTGT AGCTCCACAGGATTCCTTCAGTATTTGGACGTCTCTGTCGGAAAAGAAATCGCAGCCACTTGTGTGAAAGCCGGAAGACTGAACGTCATGTGCCAGAACCCGTACAATGCCGTCATCCACCTCGGCCATCACAATG GGACCGTCTCTCTCTGGAGCCCGACTATTAAGGAGCCTCTAGTGAAGATGTTGTGTCATAATGGAGCCGTCCGGGCCCTGAGCATCGACAAGACTGGGAT GTACATGGCGTCTTCAGGCACAGACAGGAAGATGACAATCTATGACCTCCGAACCTACCGTCCTCTGCAGTCGTGTCTCCTACCCCTCGGCGCAGGGTCTCTGTGCCATAGTCAGAGAGGGCTGCTGGCTGCAGGAGTTGGTAACGTGGTGCAG GTTTATAAGGACACGCACCTCTCCGCTCCGCGCTCCCCGTACATGTGTCTCTCGGTGAAGGCTCCGATCCACGGGCTGCAGTTCTGCCCCTATGAAGATGTCCTGGGTATCGGACATGGAGGAGGCTTCACCAGCATGATTGTGCCAG GTGCGGGAGAAGCAAACTTCGATGGTCTGGAGTGTAACCCCTATGAAACCAAGAAGCAGCGACAGGAATGGGAGGTCAAGGCTCTGCTTGAAAAG ATTCAGCCTGAGCTCATCACTTTGGATCCCACTCAGCTCGGAGAGGTCGATAACATCACTATGGAGCAGAAGCGCAAGGAACAAGTGGAACGCATG GGCTTTGATCCTTATGAGAAGACTCGTTTTGCTCCTCGCCGTAAACTAAAAGGTCGGAGTTCAACTGGGAATGTGCTGAAGCGAAAGAAGAAAGTGGCGATCCAGGAGAAGAGG GCTGAGATCAAAAAGAGTATAGAGGAGCGAGAGACGGCGAAGAACAACAGCGACGCGACAGAAGTCCAGCAAGGGCTGAGGTCCACCCTGGACAGATTCAAGAAGTGA